The window GGCCGTCGGCAACCAGAACGCCGACACCAGGCCCCGCCCGGTGGGCACCTTCATACGTGCTTCGACATAGCCGTAGCGGAAGACGAAGCTGGGCTCCTTCGGTGGCTCGCTGTAGGTGCTCCCGCCGGTGCTCACGGCACCTGAGGTGTACTCGAAGGTACGGCCGTTCCAGCCGGTCGCACGTTCGCGCCGGGCCTGCAGCCGCAGCACGCCGTTCGCGACCTCGACGTTGTCGCTGGTGTAGAGCCCGAGTTCGTCGTGCGTCTCGATGGTGCAGGTCGTCGGCGCCCACCAGAAGCACGTGTGCCAGGTGCTGCCGTCGAGACGGGGGCCGTCGAACTCGTCGGCGAAGATCAGTCGAAGCCCGTCCGCGGGGGCGCTCGGCCACCGCTCCGGCACTGTCTCCGTCGGGGAACCGACGCCCAGGACCTCGGTGACCGGCGGAGATTCGAGGTCGAAGTGCGAGACCGTCGCGACCGAGACGCCGAGGGTGAACGCGGCCGCCAGCACCGCGGTCGTGAGGACTCCGATCCGCGGCACGTCGTCATCTCCCCGTCGACGCGGTGACGGCGGGCCCCGGGACGGTGAGCTCGGGGACAGCGGCTTCGTAGGTGCGGCGGATTCCCTCGGTCAGCGGAGTCCTGGCCTCCCACCCCAGTACCCGACCCGCTCGCGACGGGTCGAGACAGGAGCGCAGCACCTCGCCCGGGCGCGCCGGCGCGCGACGGGTGCGGACGGGTTTGCCGGTGACCTCTCCGAGCAGGTCGACGAGGCGACGGACGGACGTCTCCGTGCCGGTGCCGATGTTCAGCGCTCCGGTCGCCCTGCTCGTCGTCGCCGCCAGGACGGCGTCGACGACGTCGGAGACGTACACGAAGTCGCGCGTCTGCAACCCGTCCCCGAAGACGCGCGTGAGGTCGCCGTTGCGCGCGCGCTCGCAGAGGATGGCGACGATGCCGCCCTCGCCGGAGCTCCGCTGACGGGGGCCGTAGACGTTCGCGAATCGGAGGGCGACGGTCGAGAGCCCGTGCAGGCGGGTGTAGAGCGCCAGGTAGTTCTCCGCGCTGAGCTTGCTCTGCCCGTAGCCGGACATCGGCCTGGTTCGGGCCGTCTCCGAGGTCGGCAGGGCCACCCGATCCCCGTACACCGCTCCGCCACTCGAGGCCAGGACGAAGCGTTGAGCACCGGCGGCGCGGGCCGCCTCGAGCATCGAGATCGTGCCGAGAACGTTGACGTCGGCGTCGAGTGCGGGGTCGTCGACCGAGGTCCGGACGTCGACCTGCGCCGCGAGATGCACGACGATCGCCGGCCGCTCCGCCGCGAGGAGTCCGCGGACCAACGCTGTGTCGCGAACGTCCACGCGGTGCAGACGCGCCCCGTGCCGGCGGGCGTTCTCCAGGTTGGAGACGTGCCCGGTCGTCAGGTTGTCGATCACGCTGACGGTCAGTCCGCGGTCGAGCAGTGCGTCGACGACATGGGATCCGATGAAACCGGCTCCGCCGGTCACGACGACGTGCATGGTCGTGCCTCCTCGTGAAGGTGGGTCAGAGGACGGGATCGCCACCACGCGGCAGTCGCGCCCGCCGTGCTGAACACGGCGAGCAGGGCGATCAGAACGGTCGGGTGCCACCAGCCGGCGATGGCCGCGGCGCCGGAGATCAGGACGCCGGCGGCGATGCTGCCCCCGAGCGTGACGGACGCCCACGAGGCGACCTCGCGGATGCCGAGCAGGGCTGCCATCGCGGCCCCGGGGCCGACGAGGACGAAACTCAGGACGCAGACCGAACGGATCGCCACGGGTGCGCCGACGACCACGGTGATCGTCGTGACGGCAGCGAGCGCGTCGACCAGGACGGCGGTCAGCGCCGGGAACCGAGGCCCGAGAAAGGAATTCATGGCGTGGCTCCCCACCACTGCTGGTCGGTCGCCACCACGAACTCGTGCCGGAGCACGAGCGCTCCGGGGCTCGCGTACACCAGCTGGAAGTCCCCCGACGCCAGGAGCGCACCGGCGATCGTGTCCTGGATCTCGTGGGGGAGGTCGGTGCCGTAGTCGAGCGCGGCGTCCTGGGCGTCGCTGAGGAGCAGATAGCCGGTGAAGGCTTCCGACTCGCCCATGAGGTCGATCACGACCGAGGTCGGATCGGTGGCGAGCTCCCGGCGCTTCTCGACGGGCAACTCCGAGAGCCAGGCGTACCGGAACCGCTCGTAGTCGCGGTCCTTCCACGGGAAGTCGAGTGCTGCTCCGACGAGGACGGACCCGGGCTCGGCGTGTTCCCGGACCCAGACGTTGGCGGCCCGCTCCTCGGCGTCGAAGTAGTTCGCGCGCTCCTTGCCGTAGTACGCCAGGGTGAACAGCGCGGTCAGCGTCAGGAGGAGGGCCGTCGTCGGGACCAGGCGTCGTCGCCGGCGAGCCACGGCGCCGGCTGCAAGCAGCGCGGCCCACGGCAGCGCGAACAGGTAGACGCGGAAGACGATCTCGCCGTCGTAGCTGCTCACCACGAGCGGCACCGGAACCAGGGCGAGCAGGGCGGCGGTGAGGGTGCGTACGTCGCGGCGCTCGCGCAACAGGGTGAGAGCCGCGAGAGCGGCGACGAGGAGCACGAGGGCGCGGCCGGCCCAGATGACGACGGCCTGCTCGGTGCTCGTCGCGGAGGCCAACGTCTCCGCCGCGTTGTTGTCGGGGCGGCCCAGCGTGGCGAGCAGTCCGGCGGAGTGGGCGGCCAGGTACTCGCGGCCCAGCGTCGCCATCCACACCGCGGTGAACAACGCCATCGGCAGCGGCAGCCAGCGCGGTGCCGACCCCGGTCGGATCGCCAGGACGAGAAGCACGCCGAACAGGACGGGCGGTGTGAGCTGGTGGCTGCCGGTGACCGCGAGCATCAGCGCGGCGAGCAGGATCGTCGTCGCCCGCGGAGTTCCTGGGCCCCACCGCAGCACCAGCGCCACGACGCACAGGAAGAGGAAGAAGGTCATCGCCTGCGGAGCGAAGTAGTCCTGCCCGACCCAGTTGGTCAGCGCGAGCAGACTGACGCCGAGCCAGACGCGGCGGACGTCGTCGGTCAGCGCGCGGAAAGCCACCAGCGCCGGGACACCGAACGCGAGCGGGAAGAACACCGGAGCCCAGCGCGCGAGCGTCGCCGGATCCATCCCGGTCGTGTCCGAGAGCAACGCCGAGAACGTGAAGAACCCGGGCCACGAGTGGTACACCCCGAGCGTCGGGTCAGAGGGGTCGATGCCCCCGTGGCGGTTGATGTAGTCGACGACGCCGAGGTGCTTGAACGTCCAGGAGTACCGCGGTTCGTCGTACAGCAACGCCGGCGTGGCGTGCAGGACCAGCAGTGCCCCGACCAGGTGCGCGCCGATGACGGCACCGGCCGAACCGCGGGCGATGTGCAGCGCGATGAGAACGACGATCCCGCCGAGGGCGAGGAACCAGGCCGGCGGAAGGACCGAGACCAGGCCGAGGTCGGTCATCGCGGCGGGATCCACTCCGCGGAGCGAGAACAGCCAGGTGGCGACGCCGGCCGCGAGTGGCAGGGTCGCCGCCGCGAGCCGCAGCACCCGGCCGGCTTGCGCTCGCGCCGCGGACTGCGGCAGCAGGCGCGCGCTGAGGTAACCGGCGGCCGTGATTGCGACCCCGGCGAGCAGCGCCAGGGCACGCCGTGGACGCCGGTCACGAAGCGCGCGGGCGACGGCGAGAGGAATGACGCGGGTCGCGTACGACCGCTCCGTGCCCAGCGAGTCGGCGCCGGTACGTTCCGCCACGCCGGCCTTGGAGATGCCCTCCGCCCAGCAGCGCGACCGGAAGTACCGGAACGTTCCGCGCTCCGCCGGGACGTGATGGTGTGTCACGGCCGCGGGGACGCTGACGATCCGTACGCCCGGGTGCGCCTGCCGCAGCCGGATGCAGAGCTCCGTCTCCTCGCACCCGACCGGCACGGTGCCGACCCGGCCGAG of the Sporichthya polymorpha DSM 43042 genome contains:
- a CDS encoding glycoside hydrolase family 16 protein; its protein translation is MPRIGVLTTAVLAAAFTLGVSVATVSHFDLESPPVTEVLGVGSPTETVPERWPSAPADGLRLIFADEFDGPRLDGSTWHTCFWWAPTTCTIETHDELGLYTSDNVEVANGVLRLQARRERATGWNGRTFEYTSGAVSTGGSTYSEPPKEPSFVFRYGYVEARMKVPTGRGLVSAFWLPTADHSWPPEIDVMEILGSDTSRTTMHYHYLRANGTHVNVGDGWRGPDFSADWHVYGVDWRPGSLVWYVDGVERARYTGPTVTDKPAYLLFNLAVGGTWPGSPNAKTPFPTELLVDWVRVHQRPAGP
- a CDS encoding GDP-mannose 4,6-dehydratase, which translates into the protein MHVVVTGGAGFIGSHVVDALLDRGLTVSVIDNLTTGHVSNLENARRHGARLHRVDVRDTALVRGLLAAERPAIVVHLAAQVDVRTSVDDPALDADVNVLGTISMLEAARAAGAQRFVLASSGGAVYGDRVALPTSETARTRPMSGYGQSKLSAENYLALYTRLHGLSTVALRFANVYGPRQRSSGEGGIVAILCERARNGDLTRVFGDGLQTRDFVYVSDVVDAVLAATTSRATGALNIGTGTETSVRRLVDLLGEVTGKPVRTRRAPARPGEVLRSCLDPSRAGRVLGWEARTPLTEGIRRTYEAAVPELTVPGPAVTASTGR
- a CDS encoding glycosyltransferase encodes the protein MTATLPEPAPLPRAPATPVATSAHRGAALRSGHFLVANSALTAVSGLVYWLVAARAYDADDVGRSLAVISAVTLLGGVAQANVMTALLRFVPYSGAASRRVVLRGYLLAGVLTALAAAVFVAGLGRWSDELRFLRDDPLLAGWFVVSVTVWAWFSIQDHVLTAVRRAAVVPVENAAFAVLKLVLVIGLAVAAPATGIFLSWTISAAVVVAVTSAYVLFRAVPAHMVERPVEQVPALRTMGRFLALDYVASLFLFAAVSGLPLVVIARVGAVDTAGLLLAWTISYSLYLVPLAMGQSLVAHSADPGADLDRDVRSLIAHTMMLVAPAAFLVVVFAPQILALFGPDYVVHDTTLRLLALSAVPNVLIDLRVSAAQVLQRMRVVVGTRMAQSVLVIGLALYLMDSQGVRGVAAAWLIGQTVVAVVLARLGGGPTPVVGRPAAPPPPVVAAPPVTVSVVICCWTDARWEQLVAAAESLRAQTTEPLEVIVVVDHNPELLDRVRAALPWARTVASTGQPGLSGARNTGVALAAGDVVAFLDDDAAAGPEWVAAQAAAYADSTVVGTAARIEPVWAAARPGWFPPEFDWVVGCSWTGGPEGPAEVRNAVGAGMSLRRVPVLLLGGFDEGLGRVGTVPVGCEETELCIRLRQAHPGVRIVSVPAAVTHHHVPAERGTFRYFRSRCWAEGISKAGVAERTGADSLGTERSYATRVIPLAVARALRDRRPRRALALLAGVAITAAGYLSARLLPQSAARAQAGRVLRLAAATLPLAAGVATWLFSLRGVDPAAMTDLGLVSVLPPAWFLALGGIVVLIALHIARGSAGAVIGAHLVGALLVLHATPALLYDEPRYSWTFKHLGVVDYINRHGGIDPSDPTLGVYHSWPGFFTFSALLSDTTGMDPATLARWAPVFFPLAFGVPALVAFRALTDDVRRVWLGVSLLALTNWVGQDYFAPQAMTFFLFLCVVALVLRWGPGTPRATTILLAALMLAVTGSHQLTPPVLFGVLLVLAIRPGSAPRWLPLPMALFTAVWMATLGREYLAAHSAGLLATLGRPDNNAAETLASATSTEQAVVIWAGRALVLLVAALAALTLLRERRDVRTLTAALLALVPVPLVVSSYDGEIVFRVYLFALPWAALLAAGAVARRRRRLVPTTALLLTLTALFTLAYYGKERANYFDAEERAANVWVREHAEPGSVLVGAALDFPWKDRDYERFRYAWLSELPVEKRRELATDPTSVVIDLMGESEAFTGYLLLSDAQDAALDYGTDLPHEIQDTIAGALLASGDFQLVYASPGALVLRHEFVVATDQQWWGATP